A region of Streptomyces deccanensis DNA encodes the following proteins:
- a CDS encoding WhiB family transcriptional regulator: MRHITTHDAPATGLRGISDTNWHTRGACHGMDVEDADAVFFPGPRDHEDIAEAKELCGWCPVRRDCLNYALENVLKEGIWGGLTEAERRPWHDGLHKRLDYQRVTAFFQGRDVHLTEAERKVVIDHAYVRGWRPDRLATALQISHNHARDLLRQAANKVFDRDRTYGVPRPKKKRKKKTTPTAATLAPAAPGTQPSAARPSAPAPVPSPLGKAA; the protein is encoded by the coding sequence TTGCGCCACATCACCACCCACGACGCACCGGCCACCGGCCTGCGCGGCATCTCAGACACCAACTGGCACACCCGCGGAGCGTGCCACGGCATGGATGTCGAGGACGCCGACGCCGTGTTCTTCCCCGGTCCCCGGGACCACGAGGACATCGCGGAGGCGAAGGAGCTGTGCGGCTGGTGCCCGGTGCGCCGTGACTGCCTGAACTACGCCCTGGAGAACGTCCTCAAGGAGGGCATCTGGGGCGGCCTCACCGAAGCCGAGCGACGTCCCTGGCACGACGGGCTACACAAACGCCTCGACTATCAGCGTGTGACGGCCTTCTTCCAGGGACGCGACGTGCACCTGACCGAGGCGGAACGGAAAGTCGTCATCGACCACGCCTACGTACGCGGCTGGCGGCCCGACCGGCTCGCCACGGCCCTGCAGATCAGCCACAACCACGCTCGTGACCTGCTGCGGCAGGCCGCCAACAAGGTCTTCGACCGCGACCGCACCTACGGCGTGCCGCGCCCCAAGAAGAAGCGGAAGAAGAAGACCACCCCGACTGCAGCCACCCTCGCGCCCGCCGCCCCCGGCACCCAGCCGTCGGCAGCCCGCCCGTCGGCGCCGGCACCGGTGCCCTCCCCTCTCGGAAAGGCCGCATGA